One region of Microbacterium sp. M28 genomic DNA includes:
- a CDS encoding SDR family NAD(P)-dependent oxidoreductase, giving the protein MTRRLEGLVAVVTGGASGIGAAIAERLHADGAEIAVVDLHTEGTPFAAFTADVSDRASVDAAVSAVAERFGRIDIVVNNAGVGAVGDIAANDDDEWARVLSVNVTGIARVTAAALPWLRRSPAAAVCNTSSIAATVGLQQRALYSASKGAVLSLTRAMAADHLHEGIRVNAVNPGTADTPWVGRLLDQAEDPAAERAALEARQPHGRLVSPIEVAAAVAYLVSPDAGSTTGSYVEVDGGMVALRVRPR; this is encoded by the coding sequence ATGACGCGTCGACTGGAGGGACTGGTCGCGGTCGTCACCGGCGGCGCCTCCGGAATCGGTGCGGCGATCGCCGAGCGGCTGCACGCCGACGGCGCCGAGATCGCGGTCGTGGATCTGCACACGGAGGGCACTCCGTTCGCCGCCTTCACAGCCGATGTGTCCGACCGCGCATCCGTCGACGCGGCCGTCTCAGCGGTCGCCGAGCGGTTCGGGCGGATCGACATCGTCGTGAACAACGCCGGCGTCGGTGCCGTCGGCGACATCGCCGCGAACGATGACGACGAGTGGGCGCGCGTGCTCTCCGTGAACGTGACCGGAATCGCGCGCGTGACAGCGGCCGCGCTGCCGTGGCTCAGGCGCTCGCCCGCCGCGGCGGTGTGCAACACCTCCTCGATCGCTGCCACCGTCGGCCTGCAGCAGCGGGCACTGTACAGCGCTTCCAAGGGGGCTGTGCTCTCCCTGACGCGGGCGATGGCGGCCGATCACCTGCACGAGGGGATCAGGGTGAATGCCGTGAACCCCGGGACAGCGGACACCCCATGGGTGGGTCGCCTGCTGGACCAGGCCGAGGACCCCGCCGCCGAACGCGCGGCTCTGGAGGCGCGTCAGCCGCACGGCCGGCTGGTCTCCCCGATCGAGGTCGCCGCGGCCGTGGCCTACCTCGTCAGCCCGGACGCCGGGTCGACGACGGGCAGCTATGTCGAGGTGGACGGCGGCATGGTCGCTCTGCGCGTACGGCCCCGGTAG
- a CDS encoding fumarylacetoacetate hydrolase family protein codes for MKFARLGAPGSEIPVLVDGDRHLDLRPVTSDVNGDFLSSDFRARVQSALDAGALNELDGAAELRIGAPIARPSAVICIGQNYAAHARESGAEPPTVPIMFLKTPNTVVGPNDAVTIPRGSEKTDWEVELGIVIGERAAYLDSPEQAEAHIAGYVVANDVSERTFQIELSGGQWSKGKIAFGFNPTGPWLVTPDEVDVDDLRLRSWVGGEPRQDSNTSDMIFDVRAIVHHLSQFVTLEPGDLILTGTPQGVAFGGKFPYLTPGDVVDIEIDGLGHQRQEFVAWEAAE; via the coding sequence ATGAAGTTCGCGCGGCTTGGCGCCCCCGGATCCGAGATCCCCGTCCTCGTGGACGGCGATCGCCACCTCGACCTGCGACCCGTGACATCCGATGTGAACGGCGACTTCCTGTCGAGCGACTTCCGCGCCCGGGTGCAGTCGGCTCTGGATGCCGGCGCACTGAACGAGCTCGACGGAGCAGCCGAGTTGCGCATCGGTGCCCCCATCGCGCGTCCGAGCGCGGTGATCTGCATCGGACAGAACTATGCCGCCCACGCGAGAGAGTCGGGAGCGGAGCCGCCGACGGTGCCGATCATGTTCCTGAAGACGCCGAACACCGTGGTCGGGCCGAATGACGCCGTGACCATCCCGCGCGGCAGCGAGAAGACGGACTGGGAGGTCGAGCTCGGCATCGTCATCGGCGAGCGCGCCGCATATCTGGACTCCCCCGAGCAGGCGGAGGCGCACATCGCCGGTTACGTCGTCGCGAACGACGTGTCGGAGCGGACGTTCCAGATCGAGCTGTCGGGTGGACAGTGGTCGAAGGGCAAGATCGCGTTCGGCTTCAACCCCACAGGACCCTGGCTGGTCACCCCGGACGAGGTCGACGTGGACGATCTGCGACTGCGCAGCTGGGTTGGCGGTGAGCCGCGCCAGGACTCGAACACGAGCGACATGATCTTCGACGTACGCGCGATCGTGCATCACCTGTCGCAGTTCGTCACCCTGGAGCCGGGGGACCTCATCCTCACCGGGACGCCGCAGGGCGTCGCGTTCGGCGGGAAGTTCCCTTATCTGACCCCGGGTGACGTCGTCGACATCGAGATCGACGGACTCGGGCATCAGCGGCAGGAGTTCGTGGCATGGGAGGCGGCGGAATGA
- a CDS encoding L-fuconate dehydratase, with protein MSRIVALETTDVRFPTSLSLDGSDAMNPDPDYSAAYVVIRTDAGDAGHAFVFTIGRGNDVQVAAIDALVGHLVGREIEPLLDDMGGTFREIIGDSQLRWLGPEKGVMHMAIGAVTNALWDIKAKRAGLPLWQLLARMTPEEIVDLVDFRYLTNALTRDDALEILRAAVPGRAERERELLATGYPGYTTSPGWLGYSDEKLERLAREAMADGFTQIKLKVGADLQDDIRRFRKAREVVGPDFPIAIDANQRWEVSEAIEWVNALAEFHPAWVEEPTNPDDILGHAEIARGIAPIRVATGEHAHNRVMFKQLLQADAISVMQIDAVRVAGVNENIANLLLAAKFGIPVCPHAGGVGLCEAVQHLSMFDFVAVTGTREGRLIEFVDHLHEHFAVPTDIRGGSYMPPTAPGAGMEMKPESIEAYTWSGAHALA; from the coding sequence GTGAGCCGCATCGTCGCGCTTGAGACCACCGACGTCCGCTTTCCGACGTCGCTGAGCCTTGACGGCTCAGACGCCATGAATCCCGACCCGGACTACTCCGCGGCGTACGTGGTGATCCGCACGGATGCCGGAGACGCCGGTCATGCGTTCGTCTTCACGATCGGCCGCGGCAACGATGTGCAGGTGGCGGCGATCGATGCGCTCGTCGGTCACCTCGTGGGACGCGAGATCGAACCGCTGCTGGACGACATGGGCGGCACATTCCGCGAGATCATCGGCGATTCGCAACTGCGCTGGCTGGGTCCGGAGAAGGGCGTCATGCACATGGCGATCGGCGCCGTGACCAACGCGCTGTGGGACATCAAGGCCAAGCGCGCCGGGCTCCCGCTCTGGCAGCTGCTCGCCCGCATGACACCCGAGGAGATCGTCGACCTCGTCGACTTCCGCTATCTGACCAACGCCCTCACCCGCGACGACGCGCTCGAGATCCTGCGGGCGGCGGTGCCAGGCCGTGCGGAGCGAGAGCGGGAGCTGCTCGCGACCGGCTACCCCGGCTACACGACCAGTCCCGGTTGGCTCGGATACTCGGACGAGAAGCTCGAGCGCCTCGCACGCGAGGCCATGGCCGACGGCTTCACCCAGATCAAGCTCAAGGTCGGCGCCGACCTGCAGGACGATATCCGGCGCTTCCGCAAGGCCCGAGAGGTCGTCGGGCCCGATTTCCCGATCGCGATCGACGCCAATCAGCGCTGGGAGGTGTCCGAGGCGATCGAATGGGTGAACGCGCTCGCGGAGTTCCATCCGGCCTGGGTGGAGGAACCGACGAACCCCGACGACATCCTCGGTCACGCCGAGATCGCCCGCGGCATCGCTCCGATTCGGGTCGCCACGGGGGAGCACGCGCACAATCGCGTGATGTTCAAGCAGCTCCTGCAGGCCGATGCGATCAGTGTCATGCAGATCGACGCGGTGCGCGTCGCCGGCGTCAACGAGAACATCGCCAACCTGCTGCTGGCCGCCAAGTTCGGCATCCCGGTCTGCCCGCATGCCGGGGGCGTCGGACTGTGCGAGGCCGTGCAGCACCTGTCGATGTTCGACTTCGTGGCCGTGACCGGCACCCGAGAAGGGCGTCTGATCGAGTTCGTGGATCACCTGCACGAGCACTTCGCCGTCCCGACCGACATCCGCGGCGGGTCCTACATGCCGCCGACCGCGCCGGGAGCCGGCATGGAGATGAAGCCCGAGAGCATCGAGGCCTACACCTGGAGCGGTGCGCATGCCCTCGCGTGA